Proteins encoded within one genomic window of Pirellulales bacterium:
- a CDS encoding SpoIIE family protein phosphatase — MAILEYLNGDRAGQRLTLPPQKSILGRHPECDVVLDQGAVSRQHAQILFVDGEYVIEDLRSRNGTQVNGQLVLAPQPLHDGDELKICDHTLAFHLDHALKSAAVGAGVQADGAQENHPFEVAEDNAQVSRSSTVMWKIDLASPTDTARLTVNPETKLRALIEITQNLSQATALEQILPKVLDSLFNIFGQADRGFVVLCTPEGRLLPKAFKQRKGKEEEGARMSRTIINEVVKQRHAILSADAASDVRFELSQSIADFRIRSMMCAPLVTGEGNVLGVIQIDTLDQRARFTNDDLDVLASVASQAAFAIDNARMHETQLKQRAIQADLDAARKVQQVLLPSAPPKVEGYQFFDFYEAANEVGGDFYDYVTLRDGRVGVVLADVSGKNVAAALVMAKLSAEVRYCLASEPTAALAVNRMNEAFCNAGWEDRFATFVLVLLDPKTNTVTLVNAGHMPPFIRRGPEKVEELAPEIAGLPLGVTDGITYDSVELALAPGEMITLFTDGISEALNPDNELYTLERLKEQESLAAENAATLGRAILDDVKRHANNREQSDDMCLVVFGRDA, encoded by the coding sequence ATGGCCATTTTGGAATATTTGAATGGCGATCGGGCCGGTCAACGGCTCACCCTGCCGCCGCAAAAATCGATTTTGGGACGGCATCCGGAATGCGATGTCGTTCTGGACCAGGGGGCTGTCAGCCGCCAGCATGCGCAAATTTTGTTTGTCGACGGCGAATACGTCATTGAAGATTTGCGTAGCCGCAACGGCACGCAGGTGAACGGCCAATTGGTGCTTGCACCGCAACCGTTGCACGATGGCGACGAACTGAAAATTTGCGACCACACGCTGGCTTTTCATTTAGACCATGCGCTAAAGTCCGCGGCAGTTGGCGCCGGCGTGCAGGCCGACGGAGCGCAGGAGAATCATCCGTTTGAAGTCGCCGAAGATAATGCTCAGGTCAGCCGCAGCAGCACGGTCATGTGGAAGATCGACCTGGCTTCCCCGACCGATACCGCTCGGCTGACGGTCAATCCGGAAACCAAATTGCGGGCCTTGATCGAAATTACGCAAAATCTTAGTCAGGCCACGGCGCTGGAGCAAATTCTTCCCAAAGTACTCGACAGCTTGTTCAACATTTTCGGGCAAGCCGATCGCGGGTTTGTGGTGTTGTGCACGCCCGAGGGGCGCTTATTGCCCAAGGCGTTCAAGCAGCGCAAGGGAAAAGAGGAAGAAGGCGCGCGCATGAGCCGGACGATTATTAACGAGGTCGTGAAGCAGCGGCATGCCATTCTTTCGGCCGATGCCGCGAGCGATGTCCGTTTCGAGCTGAGCCAAAGCATTGCCGATTTTCGCATTCGCTCCATGATGTGTGCGCCGCTGGTCACCGGCGAAGGAAACGTATTGGGCGTAATTCAAATCGACACGCTCGATCAACGGGCCCGGTTCACGAACGATGATTTAGATGTGTTGGCCAGCGTGGCATCGCAGGCAGCCTTTGCCATCGATAACGCCCGAATGCACGAGACGCAATTAAAGCAACGAGCCATTCAGGCGGACCTGGACGCCGCTCGCAAGGTGCAACAAGTGCTGCTTCCGTCCGCACCGCCTAAGGTAGAGGGCTATCAGTTTTTTGATTTCTATGAAGCGGCCAATGAAGTAGGCGGCGATTTTTACGATTACGTGACCTTGCGTGATGGCCGAGTGGGCGTGGTGCTGGCTGACGTTTCCGGCAAAAACGTGGCCGCGGCGTTGGTCATGGCCAAGCTGTCCGCGGAAGTGCGCTACTGTCTTGCCAGCGAACCCACCGCCGCCCTGGCGGTGAACCGCATGAACGAAGCCTTTTGCAATGCCGGTTGGGAAGATCGGTTTGCTACGTTTGTTCTCGTCTTGTTAGACCCCAAAACGAACACAGTCACCCTCGTCAACGCCGGCCACATGCCGCCGTTTATTCGGCGCGGACCAGAAAAGGTTGAAGAGCTCGCGCCAGAAATCGCCGGTCTCCCGTTGGGCGTGACCGATGGCATTACTTACGATTCCGTCGAACTTGCGCTGGCTCCTGGCGAAATGATCACCCTGTTCACCGACGGCATTAGCGAGGCACTCAATCCCGACAACGAGCTGTACACGCTCGAACGGCTAAAAGAACAAGAAAGCTTGGCTGCAGAAAATGCCGCAACGCTGGGCCGTGCCATTCTGGACGACGTGAAGCGCCACGCCAACAATCGCGAGCAAAGCGACGACATGTGCTTGGTTGTTTTCGGCCGCGATGCATAG